The genomic segment GAGGTCCTCGTCCTCGGTCCAGGGGAAGTCCCGGAACCGGGGGTCCAGGGGGGCTTCCCGCATCCCGGGGAAGTGGTAGAGGAGGTGGTAGCTGAAGTCGCGCCAGAGGAGCTCCGAGACCCACTTCCGCGCCCCCTCGCCCCCCCGCCGGAACGCCTCCCAGGCGGCCTTCCTGGGGGAGAGGACCCCCAGGGTGAAGTAGGGGGAGAGCCTCGAGCCCCCGCTCCCGTCCAGAAGGTCCCGGGCCTCCGCGTAGCGGGCAAGCCCTTCCTCCAGGAAGCCTTCCAGCCTCCTCAGGGCCGCCTCCTCCCCGGGCTCGGGCAGGGGGGCGTCCGGGGCCTCCCGGGGGATTTCCCCCTCCTCCGGGGCCGGGGGCAGGGTGGCTGGGGCCTCCTGGGGTGGATCCACGCCCCGGAACTGGCGGGCGAAGGGGGTGTAGACCCGGTAGGCCCGGGGGAGGTCCGGGGGGAGGAGGTGGGGGGCGGGGAGGAGGTGGAGGGGGACGCCCAGGGCCTCCCGCACCCGCTCGTCCCGGTGGCGGCCATAAGGGGTGTAGCTCTTTAGGGCGTAGACGGCCCTCGCCCTTAGGGCCTGGGCCGCCTCGGGCACCTTCTCCCAGGGAAGCCCCTCCAGGACCCAAAGCGCCCCGCCCCGCCTCCGGTAGGCCTCCCGGAGGGCGCGGACGTTTTCCAGGAACCAGGCGCGCCGGCGGGGGGAGGCCTTGAGGAGGTTGTTGGGGTCCAGGACGACTAGGCCCACCACCGGCCCCCGCTTAAGGGCCTCGAGGAGGGCCGGGTGGTCGTGCAGGCGGAGGTCCGCCCGGTGCCAGACCAGGTACACCCTACCCCCTCCAGCCCAGGAGGAAGGCCCGGGGAAGGAGCTTAAGCCGCTCCCAGGGCTTCAGGTGGGCCCGCCTCCCCAGGTTGTCGTACCCGGAAAGCCGGAGTTTGTCCAGGATGCCCTGGTACTGGAGGGCGGCCAGGGCGATCGCCCCCCGGCCCACCCGAAGCCCCTTAAGCCCCGAAAGCCCCTCCCGGTAGAGGCTTCGGGCCAGGGCCTCGAGGTGGGCCATGAGGGCCCGGTACTCCGGGCCGACCTGGCCCCGTAGGAGGTCCTCCTCCCGCACCCCGTACCGCCAAAGGAGGTCCAAGGGCAGGTAGAGCCGGCCCCGCGCCAGGTCCTCCCCCACGTCCCGGAGGATGTTGGTGAGCTGCATGGCCTGCCCTAGGCGCACCGCCTGCTTTTCCACCTCCTGGGTCCCCCCGGCGATGGGGAGGATCATCCGCCCCACCGTCCCCGCCACCCGGTAGCAGTAGAGGAGGAGCTCCTCCTCCTTCCGGAAGCGCACGGGGCCCAGGTCGGTGAGGAAGCCCTCCCGCATGTCCCGGAAGGCCTCGAGGGGGATGGGCCAGCGCTCCAGGGCCCAGGCCAGGCCCTTCTCCCACTCCGCCCGGGGCCTCCCCCCGTAGGCCCGCTCCACCCCCCTCCACCAGGCCTCCAGGGCCTCCCGCCCCCCGGCCTCCCCGTCCACCGCCTCGTCCCCCACCCGGCAGGCGGCGTAGACCGCCCAGGCCCCCTTGCGGGCCTCCTTGGGGAAGAGGAGGCTTCCCAGATAGAAGGTGGCGGAATACCGCCGCACCAGACCGGCCAAGGCGTTCCAATCGGGTTCCATATGCCCCTCACTTTCCATTCTAACCCGGGAAAGGACGTTTGCCCCGGTTACAAAGGCTAGCTGTACAAGAGCTTGACAAAACCTGGACAATCCGCTACCCTAAGGGCGTGGCCCAGGACGGGTACACCATCGCCGAGGTGGAGGCCATGACCGGCCTCTCCGCCGAGGTCCTCCGCCAGTGGGAGCGCCGCTACGGCTTTCCCCGGCCCCGGCGCACCCCGGGGGGGCACCGGGTCTACTCCCGGGAGGACATCGAGGCCCTGCGGGCCATCCGCCGCCAGCTGGAGGAGGGGGCCACCCCCAGCCTCGCCATCCGCCGCCACCTGGCCCAGAAGGCCTCCCCGGAGGACCTCGCCCCCACCCTCCGGCAGGCCCTTTTGGAGGGGGACCTTCCCCAGGCCGAGGCCCTCTTCCGCCGGGGGGTGCGGCTTCTGGGCCCCGAGGGGGCGGTGCGGGAGCTCCTCCTGCCGGTCCTCAGAGAGGTGGGGGAGGCCTGGCACCAGGGGGAGGTGAGCGTGGCCCAGGAGCACCTGGCCTCCACCTTCCTGCGGGCGCGCCTCCAGGAGCTTCTGGACCTCACGGGCCACCCCTATGGCCCCCCCATCCTGGTCACCACCCCGCCGGGGGAGCGGCACGAGCTCGGGGCGATGATGGCCGCCCATGCCCTCCGCCTCAGGGGGCTTCCCGCCCTCTACCTGGGCCCCGACACCCCCCTGGCCGACCTGAAGGACCTGGCGGCCCGCCTGGGGGCGCGGGGGGTGGTCCTCTCCGCCCTCCTTCCCGACCCCTTAAGGGCCCTGCCCGACGGGGCGCTGAAGGGCCTCGCCCCCCGGGTGGTCCTGGGGGGGGCGGGGGCGGACCCCCAGGAGGCCCGGCGCCTGGGGGCGGTTTATCTGAAGGATTTTTCAGAGCTCGCCGAGCTCTGGGAAAGGGAGGAAGTATGAGGAAGTACGCGCGCAAGGAGGTCATCTACCTGGCGGGGGACCGGGGGGAGACCCTGTACCGCCTCGAGTCGGGGCTGGTGCGGATCGTGGAGCTCCTGCCCGACGGCCGCACCCTCACCCTGCGCCACGTTCTGCCCGGGGACTACTTCGGGGAGGAGGCCTTGGAGGGGAAGCCCTACCGCTACGCCGCCGAGGCCTTGGCCGACTCGGTGGTGGAGGGGCTGGACCCTAGGAGCATGCCCCACGAGGCCCTGCACCAGGTGGCCCGCAACCTGGCCCGCCAGATGCGCCGGGTCCAGGCCTACGAGGCCCACCTGCAGGCGGGGGAGCTTCGGGCCCGCATCGCCCGCTACCTCCTCTTCCTGGCCGACACCTGGGCCTCGGGCCGGGACGAGCGGGGCCTGTACGTGATTGTCTCCCACGAGGAGATCGCCGACGCCACCGCCTCCACCCGGGAGTCCGTGTCCAAGATCCTCTCCGACCTGAGGCGGGAGGGCCTGATCCTCACCGCCTACCGCCGGGTCTACCTCCTGGACCTGAGGGCCTTGGAGGAGGAGGCCCAGGGCGTTTTGGAGGCGGCCTGATACCACCCCAGCTTGGCGCAAGCCAAGCTAGGGTGGTGTTACCGGGGCCCCCGTCCCAGCGCAAGCTGGGACGGGGTGGTATGAGGAGGCTTTCGTGCGGGTCTTGGTTGTGGGCGGAACCGGTTTCGTGGGGCGGCACCTGGTGGCCCGCCTCCTGGAAGGGGGGCACACCCCCTTGGTCCTCTCCCGCAAGGCGGGGGAGCTGCCCAAGGGGGCGGTCCACCTCCCGGGGGACATCACCCGGGAGGTGCCGGAGCTGAAGGGGGTGGAGGCTGCCATCTACCTGGCGGGGATCATCCGGGAGCGGGGGCAGACCTTCCGGGCGGTGCACGTGGAGGGGGTGCGGAACCTCCTCGAGGGGATGCGGAGGGCGGGGGTGGGCCGCCTCCTCCACATGTCCGCCCTGGGGGCCAGGCGGGGGACGGGGAGCCGCTACTTTGAGACCAAGGCCCAAGGGGAGGAGCTGGTCCAGGGAAGCGGCCTGGACTGGACCATCTTCCGCCCCAGCCTCATCTTCGGCCCGGGGGACGAGTTCTTCGGCAAGATCCTGAAGGGTTTGGTCCTCGCCCCCCTCCCCTTCGTCCCCCTGATCGGGGACGGCGGCTTTCCCTTCCGGCCCGTCTACGTGGGGGACGTGGCCCAGGCCTTCGCGGGGGCCCTGGAAAGGGGCCTTTTGGGCCGCTTTGACCTGGTGGGGCCCAAGGAGTACACCTTCCGCGAGCTCCTCCTCCTCACCATGGAGGTCCTGGGCCGGAGGAAGCCTTTTCTCCCCATCCCCCTCGCCCTCATGGACCTCCTCGTCCCCCTCCTCTCCCCCCTGCCCTTCGCCCCCATCACCCGGGACCAGTACCTGATGCTCAAGGAGGGGAACACCGCCCCCTTCCCCGAGGCCCTAAGGCCCCTCCTCCCCGAGCCCAGGTCCTTGGAGGAGGTCCTACCCACCTACCTGCGCTGAACCTGCGCCGATCTGGGCCAAAAGGGGCAGGGCCGCAAGCTCCTTGCCCTTGGCCTCCACCATCACGTCCGCCGGGCCGGGGAGGGCCAGGAGAAGCCGTTCCCAATCGGCCTGCGCCACGCCGAAGGCGTGGGCCCCCGGGCGCTTGGCGGGGTCTTGGCTTGCCAGGTGGACCTTGGGCCGGCCCCTCCAGGTGGCGAAGGAAAGCCGCAGGGCCTCCTCCAGGGAAAGCCTTCCCGGGTTCAGGGCGTGGTGGAGGGTGTCCACCACCACCGGCACCCCCAGGCACTCCGCCACCTCCAAAACCGCCTCCAATGTCCAAAGCCTTTCGTCCGGCTCCAGGGCCAGGCGGCCTAGGATTTCCCTCTCCCCCCGGAGGGCCTCCACGAAGCGGGCCGCCGCTCTCTTCCGGTCGCCGTAGACCCCTCCCAGGTGGAGGACCACCACCCCGTCCTCTGCCCCCAAGAGCTCCAGGAGCCGGGCGGAGTAGCGAAGCTCCTCAAGGGAGCGGGCCACCACCTCCCGGCTTGGGCTTCCCGGGTTGACGTACTGCCCGGGGTGCATGGAAAGGCGCTGCCCAAAGGCGCGGGCCAGGGCCCCAAGCCGGGCCAGGGCCTCCCCGTGTATCTTTTCCCAGTCGTAGGGGAAGGCGGGGTGGGAGGCGAAGGGGATGAGGTGCTGTCCGATGCGGAAGAGGCGGAAGCCCTTTTCGGCGTTCCAGCGGAGGATGCGCTCAAGGTCCTTTAGGTTCGCCTCCACCTTGGCGAGGACCCTTTCCGGCACCAGGCGGTCCAGGCGGAGGGTGCGGTTGGTGGTGGCCCCCAGGGTCCGGTTCTCGCAGGGGTAGCCTAGGCGTAGGAGCATCTTATACCCCTTTCTGGCGTTTCCCTCACGTGCGCAGCCCCGTCAGGAGGCTTGGGAAAGGCTTTACCGGGGCCCCCGTCCCAGCGCAAGCTGGGACGGGGTGGTTTACCGGGGCCCCCAGCTTGGCATGGGCCAAGCTGGGGTGGTTTACCGGGGCCCCCATCCTGGCGCAAGCCAGGATGGGGTGGTATTAGCGCCTCCGGAGAAGGGCCTCGAGGAAAACCTCCACCCGGTCCGCCACCTCCAGGAAGAGGAAGCGGGGCCGCTCCAGGCCCCAGTCGGAGAAGCGGGTGGTGAAGCCGCCCACGAAGCGGAAGCCCTCGGGGGTGGGCTCCAGGCGGCCCTCGAGGCGGACCGGAAGCCGCTTTCCCGCCATCGCCAGCTCCCCCTCCACCACGAACCGGTCCCCCTGGGCGTAGGCCCTTTGGGGGTAGAGGCAGGCCCGGGGGAAGTCAGGGTAGCCGAGGATCTTCCAGGACTTCTCGTCCCGCTCCCGGTTCCCCGAGTCCCAGGCCTTCTGCTCCAGGCAGACCTCCCCGGAGGCCCGCTCCCCGTCCCAGACCACCTGGCCCCGGGGGGTGGGGTTCTTCCCCTCCCAGCTGCCCAAGGGGTAAAAGCCCCGGTAGCGGGCCACCCCCTCCACCCCGTAGGGGGTCTGGGCCAGGGCGGCCCCCAGGAGGACTAGGGTCAGGAAGACCAGGTGCACCATCTTCCGAATGCCTTCCCTCATCTTCCGAACCTCCACGTCTCCCCTATGGTGGCGAAGTTCCTCAGGCCCAGGAAGAGGATGGGCCGCCTCCGGGCCTCGGGGCTTCCCTCCGCGTGGATCACCTCTCCTAGGAAGAGGGCGTGGTCCCCGTCCGTGGGCCATTCCTGCGTTTTCAGCTCAAAGACGGCCAGGGCCTTGGCCGGAACCCGGGTGCGCTCTAGCTTGCAGGCCGGGCGGAGCTCCACCCCGAGCCGGGCGGCCTTGGAGCCCTTCCGCCCCGTCAGGTAGCCCGCCCGCACCACCCAGGCCCGCTCCTCCCAGGGGAGGAAGCAGAGGGCAGCCTCCCCCAGCTCCCGGAGGAGCCCCAGGCTGTAGTTTTGCCGGTCCACCGCCAGGAGGAAGCGGAAGGGGCTCTTGGAGACCGGGGTCCACCAGGCCATGGGGAAGAAGTTCTCCCCCACGGCCAGGAGGGCCAGGTGCATGGGGTAGAAGAGGCTCGTATACCTCACAAGGCGACCTCCTCCGCCTCGCCCAGGGCCGCCTCCAGCACCTTCCGGGCCGCCTCCTCCGGGGCCAGGGCGCCCCGGGGCGGCCCGCCCAGGGGGGCCCAAAGGGGGGTGGCCACCGCGGGGAGGCGCACCAGGACCAGGCGCACCCCCTCCTTGCGGAGCTCCTTCCGGGCCACCTCCAGGTAGGCCTCGAGGGCGGCCTTGGCGGCGGCGTAGGCCCCGAAGCCCGGCACCCGCACATAGGCCGGGTAGGCCCCGAAGAAGACGGCCCGCCCCCCCTGGTTGAAGCGGGCGTGCTTCAGGACGTGGGCCGCGGTGAGGAAGTGGGCGGAAAGCATCCCCTCCAAAAGGTCCCGCCCCGCCTCCCGCACCGGGGCCCGCCCCGCCATGCCCACCGCGTGGAAGAGGAGGTCCACGGGGCCTGCCTCCTCCAGGAGGGCCTTCGCCTCCAGCTCGTCCGAAAGGTCACCCGGAAGGGGCCTTCCCCCCACCTCCTGGGCCAGGTCGCGGAGGGCCTCCGGCCTCCTTCCCCCCAGGAGGAGTTCGCCTTGTCCCTTTAGGGCCCGGGCCAGGGCCTGGCCCAGCCCGCCTGTGGCTCCCAGGATGAGGGCGCGCATACGCCCACCCTAGGGCCTTGCGGGGGGGGCGGTGTGTGGCCCGGCCCCCAAAGCCTCCCGGCGGATTGCCCCCACCAGGTCGCTGAAGATCCGGCGGTGGAAGGGGTAGAGGAGCCACCAGTAGAGGAAGCCGGTAAGCCCCCGGGGGGCGAAGTAGGCGGTCTGGACCAGGCGGCACTCCCCCTCCTCCTCCAGGAGGCGCCACTCCAGCCAGGCCTCGCCGGGAAGGCGCATCTCCGCCCGCAGCCGGAGGAGGCGGGGAGGGTCTAGGGCCTCCACCCGCCAGAAGTCCACCGCCTCCCCCGGGAGGAGCTCCGTGGGGTGGCGCCGTCCCCGCCGGAGGCCGGGCCCGCCCAGGAGCCGGTCCAGAAGCCCCCGGAGCCACCAGGCCCAGCCCCAGACCAGCCAGCCCCTGTCCCCACCCAGGGAGGCCAGGACCCGGAAGACCGCCTCCGGCGGGGCCTCCACCCGGAGGGTCCGCACCTCCCGGATCATCCCTTCCCGGTCCTCGAGGAGGTACCCAGGGCCGAAAAGCGCCCCCGACCAGCGGGTCTCCACCTCCCCCAGGGCCAGCCGCTCCAGGGCCAGGGCCACCGCCTTCTCGTAGGGGATGGGGTCCACCTCGGGGAAGAGGGCCCGGGCGCGGGCGGTGTCCGCCACCAGGGGGTGGAGGATCCCCTCCACCAGGGGGACGGCTAGGCGGTTGGGGATGGGGGTGACCAGGCCCACCCAGAGGGCGGCGAGCCGGGGGGCCAGGACGGGGACGGGGAGGATGACCCGCTTAAGCCCCCGCAGCCGGGCGTAGGTCTCCATCATGGCCTTGAAGGAGAGGGGCTCCGCCCCCACCTCCACCACCCCCTGGGGCCCCTTCTCCAGGGCCAGGAGGAGGTAGGCCAGGACGTCCCGAATGGCGATGGGACAGACGGGGTTCAGCACCCAGCGGGGGGCCACCATGACCGGGAGCCTTTCCGTGAGGTAGCGGACCATCTCAAAGCTGGCCGAGCCCGAGCCCACGATGGGCCCGGCCCGGAACTCCGTGGTGGGGAGGTGGGCCCGGAGGACCTCCCCCACCCGGGCCCGGCTCGCCAGGTGGAGGGAAGGTTTTGTCCCCTTGGGCAGGAGGCCCCCCAGGTAGACCACGTGCCCGACCCCTGCCTCCCGGGCCGCCCGGGCGAAGGCCTCCGCCTGGCGCTCCTCCGCCTTCTGGAAGTCCTTCTCCGAGAGCATGGCGTGGACCAGGTAGTAGGCGGCCTCCACCTCCTCCAGGGCCCGCCGGAGGGCCTCCGGGTCCTCCAGGCTTCCCCGGTGGACCTCCACCCGGCCCGCCCAGGGGCGGCCCTCGAGGCGGGCCGGGTCCCGCACCAGAACCCGCACCGCGTGACCCCGCTCCAAGAGCCGGGGGACCAGCCTCCCCCCCACGTACCCCGTGGCCCCCGTCACCAGTACTCGCACCCCTCTCATCCTAGCCCCGGGGCCCAGGGGGCCTTTATAGCCTGGACCCAGGTGGCGCCTTCGGGCCTGGGGTAGCCTCCCCCCCGTGCGGGCGGTGGTGGTGGGCGCAGGCATCGGCGGCCTGGTGGCGGCAAGGGTCCTCCAGCGGGCGGGCCTGGAGGTGGTGGTCCTGGAGGCCCAGGCCTACCCTGGGGGGCTTTCCGCCCTCTTCCCCCACCGGGGGCACCGCTTTGAGGCCGGGGCCACCCTCCTCACCGGCCTGGCCCCGGGGGCCCCCCTGGACCTGGCCCTCCGGGCGGCGGGGGTCTCCCTCCCCCTGGAGCCCCTCCCCCCGGGCTTCCCCCTCCTGGAGGTCCTCCTGCCCGAGGGCCCCCTCCTCCGGCCCGTGGGCCGGCGGGAGGAGCGGGAGGCCCAGCGGGCCTTCTTCGGCCCTGGGGTCCTCCCCTTTTGGGACTGGCAGGAGGACCGGGCCCGGCGGCTTCTGGCCCTCGCCCCCCACCTCCCCTGGCCCCCGGAGCCCGGGGAGCTTCCCCGCCTCCTCGCCCTCCTCCCAAAGCTCCTTCCCCTCCTGCCCGACCTCCTCCTCAAGGCAGCCCACCGGGCCCCCAAAGACCCCCGCTTCCTGCGCTTCCTCGAGGCCCAGCTCCTCATCAGCGCCCAGGCGGGGCCGGAGGCCACCTACGCCCTCTACGCCGCCTTGGCCCTGGACCTCCCCCACCTGGGGGCGGCCCTCCCCGGGGGGGTGGGCCGGCTGGCCCAGGCCCTGGCCGAGGGGCTGGAGGTGCGCTACGGGGTCCGGGCCCTGCGCCTCCTCCACAAGGGGGGCAGGGCCTGGGGGGTGGAGGTGGCCCGGGGGCGGGAGCGGGGGGTGGTGGAGGGGGAGGTCTTCCTCCTAAACGTTCCCCCGGAGCCCCTCCTGGGCCGCTCTGAGCGCGTTCCCCGGGACGCCTGGGGGGCTTTCGTCCTCTACGGGGTCCTGCCCTTTTCCGTAGGCCCCCCCTACTACCGCCAAAACGCCCGGGAGCGCCCCTTCGCCTTCCTCTCCCTCCGCCCGGAGGGGCCGATGACCCTCTTCACCCTCTCCCTCCACACCCCCCTCGCCCCCTGGGAAGGGCTTTCCCAGGAGGCGTACCGGGCCCAGAAGGCCCGCTGGCAGGCCCTGGCCCTCCGCCTGGGGGAGGCCCTCCTCCCCGGCCTCGCCCAGGCCAGCCCCCTCTTCGCCGCCACCCCCAGGACCTACCGGCGCTATGTGGGCCGGGCCTGGGTGGGGGGGCACCCGGCCACCCACCCCTTCCGCTTCCCCCGGGTGCGCCTCCTGGCCAACGTCTTCCGGGTGGGGGAGGGGGTCTTCCCGGGCCAGGGGGTCCCGGCGGCGGCCCTTTCCGGCCTGAGGGCGGCCCGGCTGGTCCTAGAGGGCCTCGGCCTCCAGGAGGCCCAGCCTTCCCCGGACCTCTAGCCTCACCCGGAAGCCCGCCTCCTCCAGGACCCTCTTCGCCTCCTCCTCCCGGGGCCGCCAGAGGCCGAGGCCGGGCCCCGGCCCCAGGAGAAGCATCCCGAAAAGCCTCCCCCCCGGCCTCAGCACCCTCCGCGCCTCCCGGGCGGCTTGGGAGGGGTCCAGGAACTCGTTCCAGGTGGGGCCGATGGCCACCCCGCTCAGGCTTCCCTTCCGGAAGGGGAGGGCCTCCCCGTGCCCCAGGAGGTAGGCCCCGGGCCGCCTCCTTTGGGCCACCCGGAGGAAGGCCAAGGAGGGGTCCAGCCCCACCGCCCTTTCCCCCAGGGCCTCCCGGTAGAGGCCGGTCCCCGTGCCCACGTCCAGGAAGGGGCCGCCCGTGGGCCCAAGCCAGGCCAAAAGGCGCGCAAGCTCCTCCTCCAGGGAAAGCCCCCCCAGGATACATGGGGCCCTTCGCCGCCAGAGGTCGTAGAGCCAGGCCACGGGGGGAAGGGCGTTCACAAGGCGCAGGTGGGGCCTTTCCCGGAAGGCCCTGAGGTCCAAGAAGCCCTCCCGAAAAGGGTAGGGCCCGCAGGCGGGGCAGGTGGCCCCCTCCAGGGGGGCATGGCAGCGGGGGCAGGCGAGGAGGGGGGAGAGCCAGGGGGGGATTGGGGAAGGGGAGTTCATTTTCTTCCGTTTCGCATACGCGGCTCCGTCAAGAGCTTTTGGGAAAGGTTTTACCGGGGCCCCCATCCTGGCGCGGGGCCTGGATGGGGTGGAAAAACCCCCCGCCCAGGCGGGGGGCTAGCCAAGCCAGGCTGAGGCTAGCGGTTCCCTCCCAGGACGGTGGCGTCCACCACGGCCACCACGGTGAGGGTGCCTTCTTTGACGCTCCCCACGGCGAAGACGGTGTAGACCTTCCCCCCTTCCAGCCGCACCCCAGGGAGGGGGAGGGCCACGGTGTCCGTCCCCGCCACGCGGACCTCGAGGTCATACGTCCCCTCGGGCACCGCCAAATACCCCGAGGCTCGGGGGAAGGGCAGGTTGCCGAAGAGGACGGGGCCCCCCTTCACGGCCACGTCCACCGCCGGGGCGTCGGGGGAGGTGTGGACCACCCGGATGCGGGCGTAGCCCGCCCGGGGGAAGAAGCCCGCCAGCCCGTCCGTGTAGACCTGGGGCCGGATCCCAGAGAGGAAGCCCGTGGCGGCCACGGTGTAGTAGACCCCCTCCTTCAGGTCCAAGGTGGCGTCTATGACCACGGGGCCCATCTGGCCCGCGGGCACCACCTGGACCCGGACCGTGCCCGTAGGCAGGCCCAGGTAGGGGGTGACCTCCTTGAAGGCCAGGTTGGTGATCGCCCGCTGGCCGTTCACCAGCACGTCCACCGCCGGGGCGTCCGGCGAGAGGTGGGCCACCCGGACCATCGCCCCCTGGGCCAGGGCCAGGGCGCCTGCTAAAACCAAAAAGAGAGACAGGAGCTTTTTCATCTTTCTACCTCCAGGCCCTCAGTATGGGGCCGGAGGGTTTGTACAACCTTTGTCCAACCTACAGAGTCCAAAGCCCCGGGGCGGGGCAGGGTCATGACTCCCATCCTGGCTTGCGCCAGGATGGGGTGGTATTAGAGGGGCAGGAGGTTCACCCGGGTCTCGTAGAAGACCACGCTACCCCCCACCACGTCGGTGAGGGCGGTGTCCTTCAGGTAGGGGTCCAGCCGCATGGCGGCGTTGGCGTGGACCCCTCGAGCCCGCCGGGGGTCCCCCTTGACCACCTGGCCGTTGATCACCAGGTCGCTGGCCCCGTAGGCCCAGTGGCCGTAGCCCAGGCAGAAGGCCACGCACCCCGGCCTGAGCCCCTGGACCACCTTCACCCGGCCGGCCATGGGCTTCTTGCCGAAGGGGCCCAGGTCCCACTCCCCCTTGGGGTTGGTGGCCGAGACCACCTTCACCCACTGCCCGTCCTTCAGGCCGAGCCGCTGGGCGTCCGAGGCGTTCACCAGGATCTCGTTCTCGGGCTTGATGGACAGGAGCCAGTAGTTGCTGACGGTGCGGCTCTTGGTCTGGAGGATGTCGCGGTGGGTCAGGAGGGTGAAGGCGTGGCCCAGGTCCCGCAGGGGCCGGCCCAGGACGTCCTGGTAGGGGGGGAAGTAGGCGGGCAGGGGCCAGTAGGGCTTGCCGGTCATGGGGTTGAGGGAGAGGGCCTGCTTCTCCAGGAAGAGGTTCACCTGCTTGCCGTAGCGGTTGGCCACCAGGTCGCCGCTGGCGTAGGCCTTGGCGAACTCCTGGAAGCGCCCGCCCCGGTTCAGGAGGTAGACGGTGCGGCGGAAGAGCTTTTCGTCCCCCACGGCGCTTCTCCAGCGCGCCTCGTCAAAGACCGAGGGGGGGAGGTGGCGCCGGGCCTGGCGGAAGACCCGCATCTCCTCCTCGTCGGCCTCGGGCAGGGCCTCGGACCCGTCCGCCTTCTCCCCGTAGGCCAGGTTGGCCGCCAGCTTCAGGTAGAAGTGGTCGGGGTGGGTGAAGGGCATCCCATTGGCGAAGCCCTGCGGGCCGAAGCCGGGCAGGCCCATCTGCTCGGCCAGGGCGAGGAGGAAGCTCTCCAGGCAGATGGGCATCCGCTCCCCGAAGACCTCCACCTCCTCGGGGATGGGGGGAATGGCGGGCTGCCGCACCGGCTGGACCTTCCAGATGATGGAGGGGTGGCTCCCGTGGAACTCCCAGCGCTCGAGGTAGGAGAGGTCGGGGATGATGTAGTCCGCGTAGAGGTAGGTCTCCCCCACCACGATGTCAAAGGCCACGATCAGGGGGATCTTGCTGGGGTCCAGCATGGCCCGGATCTGCTCCCCGCCGCCCGGCAGGGCGTAGGCGGGGGAGCCCATGTAGTGGAAGAGGATCTTCACGGGGTAGGGATACCCCTGCGCCGCGGAGGGCAGGATCTCCTGGTAGACGTCGGAGGCGTGGGGGAACCAGGGCCGCGGGGCGGGGAAGCCCTGGAAGAGGGTGGTGTCCTCGTACTTGACCTCGTGGCGGATGATGCTGATGCCAAAGGGGGTCAGGGGCCTGGGGTGGAGCCTGGCCATGGGGAAGGGGCCGCCCGCCCTCCCGCCCGTGATGTCGTAGGTGCTGCCCAGGACGAAGCCGCCCTGGTGGTCCAGGTTGCCCAGGAGGACGTTCACCGTGAACCAGGAGAGGCAGTTGTAGAAGCCGTTCGTGTGCTGGCTCGCCCCCCGGTGGACGTCCACCACCGCCTTCTTCCCGTACTGGGCGAGTTTCTCCGCCAGGAAGCGGATGTCCTCCTCCTGCACCCCGGCCAGGGAGGCCCAGGTTCGGACCGAGTGCCGGAAGGCCTCCTCCCGGACGAGGGTGAGGGCGCTCTTCACGGGGATGCCGTTCAGGGTGGTGTCCACGAAGAGGTCGCCGAAGACCGCCTCCGCCTCGTCCTGGGGGTTGAAGGCCACGGGCTTCCCTTCCCGCAGGACCACCGGCGCGTCCAGCTCCACC from the Thermus filiformis genome contains:
- a CDS encoding DUF2867 domain-containing protein, which produces MRVLVTGATGYVGGRLVPRLLERGHAVRVLVRDPARLEGRPWAGRVEVHRGSLEDPEALRRALEEVEAAYYLVHAMLSEKDFQKAEERQAEAFARAAREAGVGHVVYLGGLLPKGTKPSLHLASRARVGEVLRAHLPTTEFRAGPIVGSGSASFEMVRYLTERLPVMVAPRWVLNPVCPIAIRDVLAYLLLALEKGPQGVVEVGAEPLSFKAMMETYARLRGLKRVILPVPVLAPRLAALWVGLVTPIPNRLAVPLVEGILHPLVADTARARALFPEVDPIPYEKAVALALERLALGEVETRWSGALFGPGYLLEDREGMIREVRTLRVEAPPEAVFRVLASLGGDRGWLVWGWAWWLRGLLDRLLGGPGLRRGRRHPTELLPGEAVDFWRVEALDPPRLLRLRAEMRLPGEAWLEWRLLEEEGECRLVQTAYFAPRGLTGFLYWWLLYPFHRRIFSDLVGAIRREALGAGPHTAPPARP
- a CDS encoding phytoene desaturase family protein, giving the protein MRAVVVGAGIGGLVAARVLQRAGLEVVVLEAQAYPGGLSALFPHRGHRFEAGATLLTGLAPGAPLDLALRAAGVSLPLEPLPPGFPLLEVLLPEGPLLRPVGRREEREAQRAFFGPGVLPFWDWQEDRARRLLALAPHLPWPPEPGELPRLLALLPKLLPLLPDLLLKAAHRAPKDPRFLRFLEAQLLISAQAGPEATYALYAALALDLPHLGAALPGGVGRLAQALAEGLEVRYGVRALRLLHKGGRAWGVEVARGRERGVVEGEVFLLNVPPEPLLGRSERVPRDAWGAFVLYGVLPFSVGPPYYRQNARERPFAFLSLRPEGPMTLFTLSLHTPLAPWEGLSQEAYRAQKARWQALALRLGEALLPGLAQASPLFAATPRTYRRYVGRAWVGGHPATHPFRFPRVRLLANVFRVGEGVFPGQGVPAAALSGLRAARLVLEGLGLQEAQPSPDL
- a CDS encoding class I SAM-dependent methyltransferase, yielding MDLRAFRERPHLRLVNALPPVAWLYDLWRRRAPCILGGLSLEEELARLLAWLGPTGGPFLDVGTGTGLYREALGERAVGLDPSLAFLRVAQRRRPGAYLLGHGEALPFRKGSLSGVAIGPTWNEFLDPSQAAREARRVLRPGGRLFGMLLLGPGPGLGLWRPREEEAKRVLEEAGFRVRLEVRGRLGLLEAEAL
- a CDS encoding DUF4397 domain-containing protein, with the translated sequence MKKLLSLFLVLAGALALAQGAMVRVAHLSPDAPAVDVLVNGQRAITNLAFKEVTPYLGLPTGTVRVQVVPAGQMGPVVIDATLDLKEGVYYTVAATGFLSGIRPQVYTDGLAGFFPRAGYARIRVVHTSPDAPAVDVAVKGGPVLFGNLPFPRASGYLAVPEGTYDLEVRVAGTDTVALPLPGVRLEGGKVYTVFAVGSVKEGTLTVVAVVDATVLGGNR
- a CDS encoding molybdopterin-dependent oxidoreductase — its product is MDKLSRRELLKLSGAGALLGPLAFSLQEASAQGMDAYEVQLPENTIYSACLQCNTGCPIKVKLFEGVASKIDGNPLSPWTFRPHLPMATSLAALAKVDGALCPKGQAGIQTAYDPYRVRRVLKRAGPRGSGKWEEIPFHQAVKEIVEGGRLFAHLGDDRHYPGLRKLWALKDPEVMRRMGEAVRAIWAEKDREKKKALVARFKEEFRDHLDALIDPDHPDLGPKNNQVVFAWGRLKAGRSEFIRWLFGQSFGTVNLHGHTTVCQGSLYFTGKAMSEQPTFDASGRLSWAGGSKFYWQADLSKARFVVFVGANVFEGNYGPPLRVGWITERASRGELEYAVVDPRAQKAVKGASRWIAPKPGQDAAIALGVIRLLLEWGKVDARFLSAANKAAAKAIGEASWSNATWLVRMKEGRPERLLRASDLGLPKPRVRMGDKEVELDAPVVLREGKPVAFNPQDEAEAVFGDLFVDTTLNGIPVKSALTLVREEAFRHSVRTWASLAGVQEEDIRFLAEKLAQYGKKAVVDVHRGASQHTNGFYNCLSWFTVNVLLGNLDHQGGFVLGSTYDITGGRAGGPFPMARLHPRPLTPFGISIIRHEVKYEDTTLFQGFPAPRPWFPHASDVYQEILPSAAQGYPYPVKILFHYMGSPAYALPGGGEQIRAMLDPSKIPLIVAFDIVVGETYLYADYIIPDLSYLERWEFHGSHPSIIWKVQPVRQPAIPPIPEEVEVFGERMPICLESFLLALAEQMGLPGFGPQGFANGMPFTHPDHFYLKLAANLAYGEKADGSEALPEADEEEMRVFRQARRHLPPSVFDEARWRSAVGDEKLFRRTVYLLNRGGRFQEFAKAYASGDLVANRYGKQVNLFLEKQALSLNPMTGKPYWPLPAYFPPYQDVLGRPLRDLGHAFTLLTHRDILQTKSRTVSNYWLLSIKPENEILVNASDAQRLGLKDGQWVKVVSATNPKGEWDLGPFGKKPMAGRVKVVQGLRPGCVAFCLGYGHWAYGASDLVINGQVVKGDPRRARGVHANAAMRLDPYLKDTALTDVVGGSVVFYETRVNLLPL